AGGCATGTCGGGTGGCATCGCCGCCTACAAAGTCGCCGAGCTCGTGCGCCGGCTTACCGAACAGGGGGCGGTCATCGACGTCGTCATGACCGACGCCGCGACGCACTTCATCACGCCGGTCACCATGCAGGCGCTGTCAGGGCGGCCCGTCTATGTCAGCGAATGGGATGCCCGCGTCGATAACAATATGGCGCATATCGACCTGACGCGGGGCGCCGACGCCGTGCTGATCGCCCCCTGCAGCGCCGACTTCATCGCCAAGCTGGCGCACGGCATGGCCGACGACCTGTTGTCCACCCTGTGCCTGGCACGCACCTGCCCCCTGCTGATCGTGCCGGCCATGAACCGCGAGATGTGGGCCAACCGCGCCACACAGCGCAACGCCGCGCAATTGCGCGAGGACGGCGTCGAAATCCTGGGCCCGGCGGCAGGCGACCAGGCCTGCGGAGAGATCGGCGACGGCCGCATGCTGGAACCGCATGAGATCCTGGCCGACGTCATCGCCTTCTTCCAGCCCAAGACGCTTGCGGGCAAGCATGTGCTGTTGACCGCCGGCCCGACGGTCGAACCCATCGACCCCGTGCGCGTCATCAGCAACCGTTCGTCGGGCAAGACCGGGTATGCGATCGCGCGGGCCGCCCGAGAGGCGGGAGCCCGCGTCACGCTGGTCAGCGGTCCGACATCCCTGCCCGCCCCGCGCGGGGTGGATATCCAACCCGTGCAGACGGCGCGGCAAATGCATGCCGCGGTGATGGCGCAGGCGCGGCAAGCCGATATATTCATCGCCGTTGCCGCCGTCGCCGACTGGCGCGTGAAAAACGCCAGCGCACAGAAAATGAAGAAGGACGAATCCGGGGGCGGCGCGCCGGTGCTCGAGTTCGAACCCAACCCCGACATCCTGGCCGAGGTAGCGGCAATGCCGGACGGCCCATGGTGCGTGGGCTTCGCGGCGGAAACCGAAGACCTGGCCGCGCACGCGGAAGCCAAGCGCCGGCGCAAGGGTGTCCCGTTACTGGTCGGCAATCTGGCGCATCGTGTCATGGACCTCGACGACACCGAGCTCGTGCTTTTCGATGAAAGCGGCATGCATCCGCTGCCGCCGGCCGCCAAGCTGGATGCGGCCCGGCGCCTTGTCGCCGAAATCGCGGCGCGACTGCCCGGCTGACCTGCTCTTAGTCCGCCTGCGCGGAAGCAGCCTGGGTGGTGCGGCTGGCCCAGGCTCCCAATGGCAGGGGCGGCTGCGGCGCGACGATGCGATTCAATAT
Above is a genomic segment from Bordetella genomosp. 11 containing:
- the coaBC gene encoding bifunctional phosphopantothenoylcysteine decarboxylase/phosphopantothenate--cysteine ligase CoaBC produces the protein MLDLARKRIVLGMSGGIAAYKVAELVRRLTEQGAVIDVVMTDAATHFITPVTMQALSGRPVYVSEWDARVDNNMAHIDLTRGADAVLIAPCSADFIAKLAHGMADDLLSTLCLARTCPLLIVPAMNREMWANRATQRNAAQLREDGVEILGPAAGDQACGEIGDGRMLEPHEILADVIAFFQPKTLAGKHVLLTAGPTVEPIDPVRVISNRSSGKTGYAIARAAREAGARVTLVSGPTSLPAPRGVDIQPVQTARQMHAAVMAQARQADIFIAVAAVADWRVKNASAQKMKKDESGGGAPVLEFEPNPDILAEVAAMPDGPWCVGFAAETEDLAAHAEAKRRRKGVPLLVGNLAHRVMDLDDTELVLFDESGMHPLPPAAKLDAARRLVAEIAARLPG